In a genomic window of Cynocephalus volans isolate mCynVol1 chromosome 1, mCynVol1.pri, whole genome shotgun sequence:
- the RBM43 gene encoding RNA-binding protein 43, producing the protein MVPQKGAGACGAGRGGAAHGEPHERRRTSILNLKESKASERTVVVAGLPVGLFSDQVLAILVKSHFQDTKNKGGDVEDVVYPTRTKGVAYVIFKEKKVAENVIGEKKHHLVKKAGGIPLTVSHFSEKIFSSVNAILDLSVFLTQVTLESLVMDLKKKIPTLSFSPLELNGRISVGGSFLAIKRLKESLLLKASSLFEKNRNFTNEGRKWNRQSTQKSLQRSSKSWESLRTLVPETARSGETLVLDTDIFLYLKQKCAFYENTLKKYHILSQERMDGEITTICLKNAEVGSQLNNAKHVKELIEKWSHVLHFELRKETFTLVGKENRKKRNIEWACEQLRPKYPRVLINFYRTHIDIIGSSSDTYYFKKEVTKLIGQKVS; encoded by the exons ATGGTCCCTCAGAAGGGCGCGGGAGCGTGCGGGGCTGGGCGCGGCGGGGCGGCCCACGGAGAACCTCACGAGCGAAGGCGG ACATCAATTTTGAACCTCAAGGAATCAAAAGCTTCTGAAAGAACAGTTGTAGTTGCTGGTCTCCCAGTTGGCCTTTTCAGTGATCAAGTATTGGCCATATTAGTGAAGAGTCACTTCCAAGATACTAAGAACAAGGGTGGAGATGTTGAAGATGTGGTATATCCAACAAGAACCAAGGGAGTCGCATAtgtaatattcaaagaaaaaaaag TTGCAGAGAATGTTATCGGAGAAAAGAAACACCATCTAGTAAAGAAGGCTGGAGGTATTCCACTCACAGTCTCTCATTTTAGTGAGAAG atcTTCAGCTCTGTAAATGCTATCCTcgatctttctgtttttcttacgCAAGTTACCCTAGAAAGTCTGGTAATGgacctaaaaaagaaaatcccaactTTAAGTTTCAGTCCTTTGGAACTCAATGGAAGAATCTCCGTGGGAGGATCGTTTCTGGCTATCAAGAGGCTCAAAGAATCTTTGCTATTAAAAGCAAGTTCTCTTTTTGAAAAGAACAGGAATTTTACCAATGAGGGGAGAAAGTGGAATAGACAAAGCACCCAAAAAAGTCTACAGAGAAGTAGTAAGTCTTGGGAGTCACTCAGGACCTTAGTACCTGAGACTGCTAGAAGTGGAGAGACGCTTGTTCTTGACACAGATATTTTCCTTTACTTGAAACAGAAGTGTGCGTTTTATGAAAACACACTGAAAAAATATCATATTCTAAGTCAGGAGAGAATGGATGGTGAAATCACCACAATTTGTCTGAAAAATGCTGAAGTTGGTTCTCAGCTAAACAATGCAAAACATGTGAAAGAGCTCATTGAGAAATGGTCACATGTTCTTCACTTTGAGCTTAGAAAAGAGACATTTACTTTGGtaggaaaggaaaatagaaagaaaagaaatattgaatGGGCATGTGAACAACTACGTCCAAAATACCCGAGGGTTCTGATTAACTTTTATAGGACACACATTGACATTATAGGATCTTCTTCTGAcacttactattttaaaaaagaggtcaCAAAATTAATAGGACAAAAGGTTAGTTAA